The genomic window tggcctgataccatcaaattattaaattattaagagcattggggaaattctgcaagatattggcacaggcaaagagttcttggaaaagaaaccagaggcacagacaataaaagtcaaaattaacaaatgggattacatcaaattgagaagcttccatacagtcaggaaagtgaagaggcaactgagagattgggggaaattatttgcaaaccatgcaactgataaagtattaataaccagaatatataaagagatcaagaaactccacaacaaaacaaacaacccagtgaacaAATGGGAAAAGGTGTGAGTTTCCGTAGTGTAGTGGTTATCACATTCGCctaacaaatgggcaaaggatgtaaacagacatttttcaaaagaagaaatccaaatgactaacagacacatgaaaaaatgctcaggatcactagccatcagggaaatgaaaatcaaaacaacaatgaggtttcacctcacccccattagaatgattttcatacagaaatcaacaaacaaaaaatgctggctaggatgtgggggaaaaaagtaccctaatgtactgttggtgggaatgtaaattagtaaaaccacgatggaagacagtttggggatacctcagaaagctgagtATAGTCCTACCATAGGactcagccatcctactcctctgaatttacccaaaggtaattaaatcagcaaataaaagagttatcttcacccccatgtttattgcagctcaatcagttcacaatagctaggacagggaatcgacctaaatgcccatcaactagactgggtaaagaaattatgggatatgtacttatggagtactacacagtggttaaaaaaatgaaatctggtgatttgcaacaaagtggatgaatctggaaaacatcatacttagtgaaataagccagtcccaaatgtgaaatatatgttttccctgatctgtgacaactaaaagatcacctaaaaggaaatctgtagaagtgaaattgatactatgagaatcaatgacttgaatagcaCTTGTCTTGACTCTCAGAAAACagggttttttttccttcttaataccattggttgaactctttacttaacacagaattaagtaatcaattgaaaatagatcccagcaaaaaacaaagtgggaataagagagggaggagctgtatagttctgcatacattcctacagacttacttctaagggtaaatctaaaaacttgccatgggactccaaatcccattaagttgggtggTAATAATGTcactttaagtgttaaagtgattgcATTAAGTGcttaattgatcatatagatagaattaagtgttaaagggatcatataaataagatcaagtgtctagtaaaaacaatagatagaattaaaaaggagagaatgttccagcaTGCGAAGCAGTTCACGCAGGAGACTCAGAAAatgacaaatgctctaaacaTCACTCTGAcatcaaaatcagcccttaaggcattctggcctGACTGAAAAACCCACgagagcattccaggcatggaaagccaagacactgtgacaaaaaaaaaaagtcctgaccGAAGGATCTCTCTGAATGAGACcccagggaaaaaaaagaggCCCTCGATAAAGGATGTagttttctccaaagggaggagagaacttccactttgcttatggccttgtctaaatactgatggagactgtgcactcaaaaggcttccatagccttgtcagcttatgtcaagagcctcaggtgatcactgatatcatacataagagtgtgaattgttaaattatcaacaagaatcactgtgcacttactccccaatgCAGGGCCTctttccttaatgagttatactatgagaattaactataaaacttgttctcaaacagttttgttaTATTGTGGGGGGGctgaaaattattgaaatctttacttagtatagagttgatcttctgtgtataaagttaatttaaaaaaagatgtggaaatgcctgggaaagcagaagttagGAGAAGGCATGCAACATTGGGCCCTTGCAAGGTCAGCATGAAGTGGTTAGAGTCCAACTTTCATTGGCAATTCTTTCAGTAATGATATTGGTGGCTGTCATGAGTCAGTTGGGCTGTGCTGAAATCCAGGCTGTGTGACTTCTGTTCGTGTCTAGTCAGAATGCACAGTACCAATGTCTTTGTACAATTTCATGAAACAGCATTAGTATATTTCCTTCAGGGCTAGAGAGATGGTCAAGTGAGGAACACCGAGTGAAAACACTAAACATCAAAGTCATACAAACCAACATCCTTTGTCTTCATTCCTATCCTGAAAACCCGGGCCCAGGAAACTCTGTGTAAAAGTTCTCCTGGCATCTTGTGTTACTAGTTCAGAGGAGATGCTGAAGAGGTGTCAGTACTCAGATTAGGGCTTACCTGTGGCAAAACATCAGTGGAGACCCTGGCCCAGTTCATCTCAGTCAATATCTCAGAGttgaaaataattacagaaaacccAAGAATCAGAACTATAGCTTCCTACCATGCcctgattatttttctttgccCAAACTGACATCTCCTAGCTTTCCACCCATTAGGAGAAAAAGGGTGTTTTGTTGGTTTGCTTGGCAGCCTGGGGGGTAATAAAACTAAATGAACTTCTGAAGGCTCTGAGAGTAACAATGTCCATCCAAACTGCTGTTCTTGAAGAAATATCTGGAAAACCATGAAAATTATGGTCATTAACTGTCACCCAGGGCTTTCCTTTATGAAGGAAATCCAACACATTGGAGATGAGTGACCATCTGAATGCAGCACACTCTGAGGGCACAGAGGGTGCCTTGGCTCCATGTATTCAAATCTCTGCTATGGAACTCTGGAGCTTGCTGGAGAGAGCAGACCTAGTGTCTGTCATGACTTCAACCACTGAATACCCCAGTCTTCCCTGTTGTCTTCTCAGGTTCTGAAACCTGTCTCATGGCAAAGATTATCCAAGAATTCTAGAATAAATATTGAGTCAACCTTACCTACCTGCCTCCCTACTTCCAGAGTAGATGATTGTCTCTGGATATCTTCTTGTCACCCTGGAGCTATTTTCTGGCCTGCACATCTCTATTTCTAAAATAGAGTTTTACGGGAATTTGGGATACACTGAAGGAGTGAAGAGGTAGGTACCATGCATTTCTTCTTGTGCAACAGGAGACAGGCATTCTTAGAAGGATCTATGAAACTGACCATGGTTGGTTGCATTTCATTGTCTAAAATCGATGAATATTGTTGAACCCCATAGAACTTTTTCAACcatatttttcctgatttataGTTTTGTTCACTCTCTAAACTCATATATTATCTCCCTCATCCACAGCCTCTCTGGTGAAATCATCACTTGAAgtaatttttcctttcttaataGTTACCTTTGTATAACCTGTGTACAGGTGTCCATCTTGCATACACTGTGAGCCATCCCCATGTACTTATTTAGTCAATAAACATTCAGTACTAACAAATGTCAGATTCTCTACTAATTCTTAAAAAGTCATAAATGAACTTATTTCTCTTTATCCCTAGTTTCATGAGATTTAAAGTCTAGTGAGATAGAGAAGAGGGTAAGCAATATAATGTTATTATTCCAATATATTTATGAGAACCATGAAATAATGTGAGCAAAGTTTCATGAAATAATGAAAGAGGAATATCAAACCTAGGTGTGGGGAGGTCAGAAACAGTGTATCCAATGCAAGTGGAAGAGAAGTAGAAGTTAGGCCTAGACTCAGATTTGACATGCTAACCTGCTGTACTCTACTGCCTAAACCTAGAGCAAGCTTCAGGGTGAGCTATATTTAAGGGGAAGGAAGGTAGATGCCTATGTCATGGGAAATGGTGTATAGTCAAAGTGCAAAGGGCAAAGATGCAGGGAGAATGAGAGATTGTAGCCATTTTTGTAATCTACTACCCTTTTTTGTCATCATTAATATTTAGGACCCAAAACAAAACAGGTGACTTGTAATATTTTCTGTGATGACCCCCCCCCATAATTCTGGGGTGAAAAGCATCACAACTCTTCCAGTAGAGAAAAGTCCAGTCTTGGTCTTTCATAAAAtcccaaattttcttttgaaTCCTCTCTGGCCTTAGCTCATCTTAACTATTCTCCTAAACCCAACCACCTCAATAGTGTACATCCCCAATTTCTTAGGGCGAAATTCTCCCATTGGTGTCCTGGTACCTTCTTCCTTCTAATTAACTCTTCAATTTCATGTGAAGTGACTAATATTAGCAAGCATGGACACTGACTCTCCCAAATCTGTTCCCCTGTTCTTTAAAGTCATTTCTGAAATGTTATAGCAACTAGAATGAAtcagtttttgaaattttgacCATTGTTTTAATGCCTGTAACTCATGTCAAAACTACCACTTGactaacttccatctgctggttcacgccccaattggccacaatggctggaactgtgctgatccgaaggcaggagccagccaggagccagccaggagccaggagcttcctccgggtctcccaaatggttgcaggggcccaataacttgggccaccttccactgttttctcagaccacagcagagagctggatcagaagcagaacagccaggactcgaactggtgcccatatgggatgctggcaccacaggtggcagccttacccactatgccacagcactgtccccatatcactctatctttgaaataaataattaaatatttctaaatatgtgGTTTAAAATATCGACAATTTTTCTGTCTTTGATGGTTTTTCCATTTGTTACTCCTGATGTTTTATATAGTTTTGATATCTTGATTACCAaatgtttggggccctgccacccatgtgggaaatctggatgaaattcatggctttggcttggcccagctctgcctgttgcagccacctgggaagtgagctacaaaatgaaagatctctctctctctctctctctttctctttctgtctccctctctccttcccccctccctccctaaatcttactttcaaacaaaaataactaaGTCTTGAAAATAAAACGATAGACTGAGACTTCAGTTTCCAGTCTGATATGTAAAGAACTCAGAAATTGACACTCTCATACTCACAACAAGAGAACCACGGGACAATGAAAAGGTCCACAAATAATCACAGATCTATTAGAGAATTGAAATCACAGAGCAAATGGCTTTTCCACAACTTGGAGAGACAATAATAAACAGATTCACAGCTTGGCAGCAGCAAACCTGAACTATAACTGATGAATTGCTGGAGATTAAATTAATGATACATTTTTCCAAAACCAGTGACAAACACCAAACCACCAGATCAAGCAGCTCAGAGAATACCATGCATGAATAAtgacaaaatatttagaaatgtcaTATTCAAATGTCAGAAAATTGGAgtaaaaatcttgaaagaagtCATGGGCGAGATATAAAACAACATGTCTATAGAGGAACAAAGATAAGAATTACATTGACCTTCTCTTCAGAAATTGTGCAAGTGAGAAGAGAATGGaatgaaaaacttaaaatactGAAGAATAGAAACTCAAGCACAATCCTCCGTCCTTCTTGGTTGCACAAAATGCTGAATGAGATGTTGATCTTTCAGTCTTGGAGTTCTACTTGGGAATGCTGTCATGCCAGCTCAACTCCACCTCTCCCAGTCTGAGAGTGCCAGCATGCTCCATTGAGTCCGTATATCTCAAAGGCTGGGATTTATGGATGAATGTGCTGAGGTttgacagagtgtgtgtgtgtgtgtgcgtgtgtgtgtgtgtaatgtggtGATAATGAAGCACACATAGTAAGTGGTTTTGAATGCAAGGGCAGAAGTGTTCAAATGAGTTGATTCATAATGAGGGTGATATTCACAAGGGAAGAGCTAACCAGGTGTGGGATCACTAGAACACAGGTTGTTTGATCATTAGAACTTATTCCTTTCAACTTCTcagtaaatgaagaaaaaaccTATTTAGTAGCTGAACTGAGATTAAAACTTGCATTACCTCACTCCCAGGAAAGTACCTTATtgtcttttttgaagattttatttaattatttgggacgcagagttacagatagagagaaagacagagagaaaagtgttccatccgctggttcactccccaaatagccaaatggccacaacagccacagcggggccaggtaaaagccaggagccaggagccaggaatctcttcCAGTTCCCCCATGAGAGTGCACgggttcaagcacttgaaccattttccactgcttttccaggccgtaagcagagagctggatcagaagaggagcagcacagACActaactgtgcccatatgggataccgatgcCACAGgggaaggcttagcccactatgccacagcaccagccctcataCTTTATTGTCTTTAGCCACCTTGCTCCTTAGACAATCTCCATAGCAAAGAGTTCTtgcaaatgtgattttttttggccttcataattttttaattattattctttaaagatttatttatttgagaggcagagttgcagaaagagagagggacagacacaggggtcttccatgtgctggttcactccccaatggcctcaatggctggagctgggccaatccaaaagcaggagccaggagcttcttccagctctctcacatgggtacaggctCCGCTAAATAAAGTAGATTGGATTTTACTTGAAATACGGCtgaaaagaacagaaatcaaGCTAGCATACTCAGAGATTTGGAACTAATGAATATTTCATTAGCATTAAGATTATCATTATAATGATGTTTGTCTCTCACATTACTATAGAACAATGTTCAATAAAAATACCtgcagattttaatttatttgacaggcagagttatagacaggcgGAGGCTGCAGATATTTTTAATGGATCTTTTAGatttttccaagttttaaaaattttggttaCTTAACTAAATAATAAAGatcaactctcaaataaaatcttttttagcCACTGATAAAAACAAATCCAACTGCATTCCCAAGGAATATTTTGCCAGTTCTGTTCcagctttttgaaaaattttgaaaatatacctGTACTTTTCTGATGAATTCTGTAACTGGGACAAGATTTTATTcaacttaagatttatttgggcaGACACTGCCTACTGGTTAGGACACTAGTTAAAGACATCCATGTCCCGTATCGGTGCACCTGGGTCCaattcctgcttccagcttccagatccagggaggcaggacggacagctcaggtacttgggttcctctcACTCTCATGAAAGttctagattgagttcttggctcctggctctggccccaagcctggagccactgtgggcatttgggaagtgaatcagcatatgagagcAAGTGTGTGCAGTTTCTCAACAAAGACAGGAATGGGGGGGGCGGGGTAGAggggaaggcagaaaaagaagtTATTCACCTACACGTATGTGTTCTTTCAAAACATCTATCCTAATCGATTCAGATTTTTGTACTGACAGTTACTGACATTAAGAATGAACTTGTCAGTTCATAatcatctttatttctgtggtattagCTATAAAAACGAGAACCCCATGGAAGAAGCCCATTTTTACAATTTATACTTCTTTTGAAGTTCAGTACTTTAAATCTACAATTATCAATTAATATTTTGATTTACTTAACAATGGAGAAAAATTactatgggagaaccagaagaaagaCGGTTATAGGGACttcttttatttcactttgaaataatttcagtttCACTGATGCTTCAGTACTAGGAACTAAAAGATCACTTTGCAGTTTCAATGTTCCATATGAATACCAAATATAGAAGCATTTTCTTTAAGGGGAGCTGGGGGTTACTGGGCCGCAGGAAGCAAGCTACACAGCCCAATACTAAGGTAATTAGGCATACTTTCCTCAGGGGTACACCAAGAGATAAAGGATCAGACAGCAAAAAGACTAAGGGCTTGGGTTCTGttgagagacagacaagaaaTGTGCCCAGTAACGAGCATCACAACACAATGAAACCAGATGGCTCAAGGAGTGCCAGAGGCTGAACAGAGGTCTAAAGAGGTCACAGGTTGCAATGACTAACCAATTGCTTTTGTACAGGCGTCATAATGAAAACTAAGAATACACATTTATCCTCTTACGCATGTTTTAACATGACAACAAAGCAGATGTGCATCAGTCCAAAGCAGGTTTGCGTCTTACTTCCACTCCTCTGGGGGGTGGGCGAGCTCATACTCTCCCTCACGCTGGAGACGCCCATGTCCACGTGGAGCCAGTGAACCTCCTTGGACCGCAGGTGACTGAGGCGGAATCCATAGCAGGCCACGTGCTTTACCTTGTGACTGTCCACTGTCTGCTGAATGATGCCCCTGACATCAGTAGCATCTCCATGCCTGATAATACTGGCCCAGATGGTTGGCTCACTATTGCTTTCAAAGTAATGAAAGACTTTCAATACTCGCTCCATGGCACCAGGGGAGCGCTCCATGCCAGGACCCAGGTGAGTCTTGGCACTGGGATTCGGTGTGTGATTCAAGTTTGGGTCGAGGTAAGCAGCTGCCATTGTTTTGCTAGATGCTAGGTATCTGTCATATTCTTATGAAAACCAAGGGACAACAGGTCTCTAAATACAACACGCTGGCAAAGGCGACGATATAGATGCTGTTCACTTTCCTTGTGGAGCTTCGTAACAATGACTGGACTCCCCTTCCGTTACTCTTGAGGGGCTCTGGGAAGTGGAGGAAGGCACTGCATTTGTAACTGGAAGACTCGGGAGCGCCAGTTCTACAGTTCAGAAGGCCACAATAACTCCGTGAAGAAATCAAACGATTTTTAAAATACTCCTAGCTTCTTTCTTCTGTCCATAGCAGTCAGAGGACTCGGGCCGCGGCTCAGCACCGTGCGACCGCGCTCCCTCCCACGCCTCGCGCCGCGGGCGCACAGCGGTGCTGGCCCGGAGGCGGTGGCGGCGGCCGCAAATGTGATGTTAATTCATGGATTCTCTTTATCTGGTTTTTGATTGCTATCATTGACAATTCATTCTCCCTTTTAGCTCTCTCAATATTATAGCTTTAATATCTCTTTTCTTCAGTCTACAGCAAGAGTTATAGTCTGGTGGAATCAGTCAATTAGCctatgaaaatatttgcatagaatTCTAACTTATCCACTAGTttattaaagtaaattttaatgaATGGTTTCTAGAGAATAACATTGCTTTGTATTACAGAGAATATTCTAGGCAATTTCAATTAACTAATGATTATGTGTTCAGAATTCAGAGGAAATGTGACTGTGAAAAATATTGTATCAAGCCATTGGAGCTGGATTTAAAGAGCTGACCACATTTTATTAAGCTTtttatggaatttattttttcctgtccTAAAAGCAAGAGATAAAATCCAGAGTATCAAGATTGTGACTTTATGACTCTTTATAAAAATGGAAGTTTTGAGGGAATTACTTGCCAAAGATAGTTGATAATGATCATCTGTTTAGCTTAATGTACAAAGAAAAGGAGATTAGCCTTCCCTGAAATCATATGCAAGTAAGAAAGATTTGGTTTCTTTGAAAAGTTATATATTTGTTCAATTTAAGAGACCCGACTGGCCTGAAAGCCATTTTCTGAGTTTCAGATataaatataattcttttaatTGGTAAAAGTGGTTGCAGATCAGTAAAGTAGGCAGAGGTGAGTGACCTAATTTTGATAAAGAATGGAAGAAGGTGACACATGTACCTTGCCTGGATGTTGGCATAGACTAGTCAAGCTATTGTCACTAAGCATAAACTATCCCAAGGGAACACTAATAGTTGTTTTACATACTATTTTAAGGTTTTTATGTAACgcaacttatttttctttcttttttattatttgagaggcagagacaaagaggatgaggaagtgaaagtgagagagggtgggggaaattctgtctgctggtttactctcaaaattcacaatagcagagactgggccagggtAAAGATGGAagctaagaattcaatccaggtctcccaatagGTGGCTGAgatccaacaacttgagccatcacctgctgcctcccaggatctgcactaacaggaagctagaatttggagtggagctgggactcaaacccagatactcttaCATTAGATGTAAGCATctcggccagcactgtggctcactagactaatcctctgcctgcagcgctggcgcaccgggttctagtcccagttggagcactggattctgtcccggttgctcctcttccagtccagctgtctgctgtggcctgggagggcagcagaggatggcccaagtccttgggccctgcacccgcatgggagaccaggaggaagcacctggctcctggcttcggatcggcgcagcgcgctggctatagcggccatttggggggtgaaccaacagaaggaagacctttctctctgtctttctctctcattgtctaactctgcctgtcaaaaaaaaaaaaaaaaaaaaaaaaagatgtaagcaTCTTATCATATATCttcactgctaagccaaatgcctatccATTATTCTACACTACTACACtacattattctatttttttctatcaaaAACTCACATAGATTCATTAGAATATGAAAAAGATTCGGTTTCTTCTGTACAGGTGGCAGAGCGGCAGCAGTTGCGGTGGCTTTGTACATGGTTGTCGACGTCACCCTGGCACAGGCACTGCTGCCCATGGGACAGGAGATGGGCAGGTGGGCTTGGTGCCTGCGGCCCAGTGCACTGGGAGGTGGGACACTGACTATTGCACGATCCTGGGAGGGGGAGTGTCCTGGGGGGGACCAACACCGACAGGTCCGGGCCTGGCCATGGTGTCAGTGATGGGGGGAGTGTGTGTCTCTGGGGGCCCaggtccctgcccagcccagcagccctggctgcagcggGAGATCCACGGGGCCTTCTCCCTGAGGACTGGGCTCCATAGCAAGCAGGCTGCGGTGAACGCGAGGTCGGGGCTCCAGGGCCAACCCAGCGGTAATACAGGCAACAGTCTCTGGAATTAGgggttaaaaattttaaaagtgttcttttaaGAATATTAGGtttctggggccagtactgtggtgccagaattgcatatgggcactggttcatgtctagGCTGCTGTTCTGATACAgatctctacttatggcctgggaaagccgtgcaATATGGCCtatgaacccgcatgggagacctggaagaagctcctggctcctgccttcacactgctcaagctccagctatt from Oryctolagus cuniculus chromosome 1, mOryCun1.1, whole genome shotgun sequence includes these protein-coding regions:
- the LOC127493005 gene encoding LOW QUALITY PROTEIN: focal adhesion kinase 1 (The sequence of the model RefSeq protein was modified relative to this genomic sequence to represent the inferred CDS: inserted 1 base in 1 codon), with protein sequence MAAAYLDPNLNHTPNPSAKTHLGPGMERSPGAMERVLKVFHYFESNSEPTIWASIIRHGDATDVRGIIQQTVDSHKVKHVACYGFRLSHLRSKEVHWLHVDMGVSSVREXYELAHPPEEWK